Part of the Mastacembelus armatus chromosome 6, fMasArm1.2, whole genome shotgun sequence genome, atttataaatattatctGCAAACCCCAGAATAATTTGGCACTATTAAAAGTGATGGCTGCTCAAGcagtttgttttagtttcacCATGTTCTCGTTGCAGAAGGCTGGCCAAAACACACTAATAGCAGATAATTGGTTCTTGGAAGAGATCTAGTTGTACTCAGAGAACCAAAGAGACCAAGGaagacagatggaaagaaatTAGATTTAGATGGTTATCTTACCTTACCTTTTGGTAGAAACAGATCTTAGTGACAAAGCAGATGATCTTTGTATGTGTTAATACAGCAAAGGAATACACTAGGAACAAAACTATAGCAGCTTCCTGTTCTACTTAATGTTGTCATTCAGCAAAAAAGAGGTAGTGATGGAAAAAGACTGAATCCATTCTCTTTTGAAGTTGAAATTGCCATGACCCAATTACTGATGCAGTGTAGAGATGATTCTGTGAGCTTTTATTCTATCATAAAAAGTGTCCATGCCTTCtgttctgcattttaaaaattggttaaaatgtatttgagcCCTGCAGGGGCTGATTGTTTGATGCTTACTCTTGGATGACTTACCACTTTAAAAGGCTGCAATGTGTGGAGCCACCTGTACAACCATGTTAAATGGATCCGTTAATAAATAAGCTACCACATTATTGCTAAGATATCAGCAGTAAGTCTGGATTGTGAACCTCAATATATTATAAGAACAGAAATGTAGCCTCAGtgacaagttttaaaaaatggctttGAAGGCCAGTTTACCTTGGACATATCCAAATCTTTTCCTGAATAAAatttcagcacattttgttAATTGAAAAAGTTTGAAATACTGGGAAATGGAAGTGAtttgtgtgaaatctgattctAATTGTATGAACCAGATGCTATTAGAGACAGGATGCTGTGATCATGAccttatttgtttcttttgaaataaagtttgtatgtgcatgtgtgtgtgatttggtTCAGGGGAGGCCTATGAGGAGCCCAGGCTGACTTGCTGGTATGGAGAGTTACCCTACACATATGCCCGCTCAACGATGGCAGCTAACACACAGGTTAGATAAAATCCTAATTGGTCACAAATcttacatattttaattttacactagcatgtttttttttttttttgttttttttttgtttcttaactttttgctttttgtatttttcataaattatattttttatattattatgttaCTTCCCCCTTTTCAGTTAGTTGCAAATTAGAATACAGACTAAACCAGTACTGtctcctccttttgtttttgttttttttaacattttattactttttaaaacattgtcATGTCCTTCCTTTTATATTATCTCTTGAACTCtttctttgcttgtttttcttttttttgttgttcttaaAGTGGCATCCATTGCTGTTAAGGCTTCGTGAGGCAGTGGAGCAGGTGACCGGTTGCAGCTTCAACTCCCTGCTGTGCAACTTGTATCGGGATGGCCATGACAGTATCGGCTGGCACAGTGATGATGAGGCCTCCTTGGGTGCAAAACCCACCATCGCTTCTCTCAGTCTGGGCGACACCCGAGTGTTCAGCCTCCGCAAGCAGCCTCCACCAGTGAGATGGTGTTAGAGCACTGAATTAGTTTAAATTGCTCCAAATatatgtacatactgtactggCATAGTTATGTGTACATTAAGACTAGGTACAACATAACAAGTGTGTTGTTATTTTCTGATGCTgcttttacatttcaaaatttCAGAACCTTTGCTTGCGATTTTAATTTGGTTGATTCCTTATTTAATTCCTGGTTTTGACCTTAAGTCCAgcttccatccatcctttaGCTGTACCTGCTTATCCATTATAGGGTTGCAGGGGGCTATTAGATCAGACTCTGAACATTCATTAAAGTTGTCTCATAAAGTATTTGATTTGGCCTTCTAAAACCTGCAAACAGTATGTGTGACCTTTTATGTCTCTTGAGTTAGTTTGGTAGTAAGACCTGGCTCCAAATCAAGGAGGCTAGATCCTGCTTCTGCCACATGCTACTTAATAAAGCAGAACTGCTGTGCAAATCttaatgaaaagataaaaaggaGGGTCAGGTGCAGAACAGCAGCCGTGGTGGGTTTATGCAAACTGGACACAGAGAAAAGGCTCAAGTCACTTCTTGTGTTTAGACTCAGCAGAATATTTAGAGCCCTGAGTTTTACTGGTTGTCTGTCATTTAAAGTGTTAAATGCTTCTTAGGAGGCAGACTTCATTAGTCATGATGGACATGAGTGTTATTGGCTTTTAGCACTGATTTGCAACAAAATCTGCCTTCAGCATGTCATGTAACACTACACTCTGCCAATGCACACAGCATTATTAGATTGTTAGACCTTGTACTCtaccatgtgtttatgtgttagGAGGAGAATGGTGACTACACCTACATGGAGCGGATTCGGGTTCCACTGAGTCACGGGACACTTCTATTGATGGAAGGAGCTACACAGGACGATTGGCAGGTAGGTTCCACCAATCCAATTCCAGGGTCCATGCAAGCAAAAATGATCACTAATAAAAATACCACTGCTCGACTCAGAaattgctgtttctttttattttggaaacattTATTGTTGCTAAGCTTCAGTTGATATTGTCACACTACACTTGGCAGAGTACACTTGTACAGACTGTACTTGTACAGACTGAGAAATATTGAATGTCTTGTTccttgtgttttatgtttccGTTATCATTTGAGCAAATGTCTTAGGGTCTGGTCTGTTTATACCAAACTTGTGTATAAATCAcatgctgtgctgtttgtgttttttctgtacaAAAAAATGCCTTAAACCAATTTAAAGACCTGAATCAGCAGATCATCTCCTACCAGTTGTTGAACAACTGCTGCATTTCATCAATTATAGCAGAGCAGCAAAAGTAGTACAGCGTATAGAGATGTATTATAAACTAATAATTTATGTATTATAAACTTTAAGGTTGCCTCTTGTTATGAAACCTATTGCTATTGTCCAGGTGACCTATTGCAATGCACTGTGACAGTAATTCTTTGATATAATGAGTGCTAACATGAATATTACTTTCCTCTGAATGGTAACAACTCAGACAATTGCTGGTtttaagtattttaattttgattctTAAGGAAGTAAATATGCTTTTGTGATATATTCCTTGGAGGGGAGCCTTACATAGAATATTTTGTTCTTAACTATTATTAATAGCAACATCTACTCAAACCATTATTTTGTTTAATCTTggacatttacagtaaatagtCATGCAGTGAAAACCTGTACTGCCTCAGCCCGGTGAGGTCAGACCTCACATGATCTGCTCCTGCTCCTtttttgtatgtgcatttgCGTTTGTGTGTACAGTTGTGTGTTGCAGTGCATGATAAAGGTTAGAAAGGCTTTATGTGTGTGAGATACAGTGTGAGTATGTagctgttttctttaaaaaaaaaactgggtgaTATTACACCAGTTTGAATTTCATGGTGACTAAATGTTTTCAGCCATTTGAATAGTAGATAAACACATCACCTATGTCTAGTACAGGTCAAACCACTTAGTTTGACCTTTTTTAACTGCACAACATAAGCAACTGAGATTGAGTTTTAGACCTAGCAGAATGTAGAGTATTTGTTCATAACCGACCACTCTCACAGTTAAAATGAATGTTAGGAGGAGTAgaaaatttgtcatttgtgtaTTGATTGCAGGtaaaagtaatgaaaacaaCCCTTTAAGAAAAGAGTAGATCATGCTTTGTAAAGCACCTTTGATTGGCTATGAAGAAGAGATCATTTGGGctcaaaacatttaatttaagttaaattttctttttaatgtgagCATTCTacactataaataaaaataacaatgcCCTTTGAATGGAGccttgtggaacaccacttgGTGTTTGTTCTTTAGACAACAAGCATCAGTTACTAGCAAAAGAGAGATGCGCTTGCAAGAAAGAAGGTCACAGGAGGTGTTTTATGGGCAGACCTCCCCGAGTCTCTCAACAAAGGTTTCATCTCTCCTTTAAAGATGTTGCAAGAGAAAGAAGATCACACCACCATTAATTTTGTCTCTGTCACTGCAGCCAAAGTCTGCCTAACAAAACTTGCTGGCTCAGGCTCTGACTGAGGGAAGTAAGGGCTAAATATTTAACTAAAGCTGTAAATCCAACTAAAGTACTTCATTTGTTTGACAAAGGATACAGGGTTATTTCTAACTGTTCTGGACTCTTTCTTTCCACACTGTTCCAGATAAACTACTTTTCAGATTTTTGAGGGCACAAGAAgcacaaatggaaaaacaagGCAAGAACAGATATAAATGATTTGAACTCTTGAGGGAAAACTGTGCACTGTTTTTGCCAAGTCTAATAAATCTGACTTTTAGCCCACATGGTTAGAAAATTTTGTTGAGTGTTGTCACACTTTGTGGCAACTTGACTTTTGTATAGAGAtcagctgcaaaacaaaaccCTCCTGTGTTCAGTAATCTCCTGACAATATTGACCTTCTTCCTTgtcttttcatatttatttgttttctaattttaaTTGCATTCATGTAtgagtttgtttttagtctAGACTATTATGAAAGATGGTCATTTCTACTGTGTGGATTTTAATATATATTGTTATATCATGATTATTTGACAAAAATCGAAGACCAAAAGTATAGTGGCTAAGCCTACACTTGAAGATGCTCTTGCTGCATACTTGGGTATGTCCGAGTATGATGCACCAGTTGCTCTTCTCTGTATATGGAATGATAATGTCCAGGACTTAAATTGTAGCATTATGATAAATAATTTTGCCCATTTGCCCATGAAATGTCAGGAGACAGTAAAATTATAATTCCAGTGTCCAAAGTGAAAACTTCACAATGCTTATATTGTTCGACCAAAATTATAAATCCACAGATATTCAGTATATAATCCTAACATTTGAGAACAATCAGTGAAAGTTGCTGTTGATATAGCTTGATATAGCTCCTTGCAGCCACTGCAGGATTGTATTTCAGCAAGAATATGAGGCATTACCTGCTTATTTATATGGAAAAATGACTACACATAAATATTTGCAGAGTAAATATGTAAGATGCTTTGAAAAttagatttaatttaataaaatctgCCTCTTTGCCCCCACCAGCATCAAGTGGCTAAAGAGTACCATGACCGAGGCCCACGCATCAACTTGACCTTCAGAACCATCTGCCCAGAGCCGGAGGGCCACAGGCCGGGGACTAAGCTTCGCTTCACTGCCAAGCAACACTAAACTCCAGTCAGATTCAGGTACATAAAACTTAGGGAGCTCTGTGTCCAGACTTAGCCTAATAACTAATGGAGAGATCTTATCGAACATAGACTGTGAACATCATGTTCCTTCTCGGTGAACTTAGAAGCACTTTAGCGGTTTGAAACAAGTCCTGCAAACACATGATTGAATTACAGGCTACAGTATGAACAACCATTTCCTTTGAGGCTTGAATCAAATGTCAGCTGGATATTAGTTTGACTTTATTCAGCACAGACAGTTGTTTCCTTTCAGACAATAGTCTGATAAAGTTTTTGGTTATTGTGTTTAGAGCATTAGGGTTTATTATTCTGCAACCAGCACATGGtgcttgtttatgttttcaaatatttctgaaataaaaaagttcAGCTGGAAAATTGTGTCCTGTTGTGCCACCTAACACCatgctttattttgaataagATCCCCTTGCCTATTAAAATAAGGCATTCAAACCCAGACACACGCATGCCCACTCCACCTAATGCAAGCGaaattatatatgttttgttaTAATGTCTACACTGGCTGCATTATAGTTCTTGATTGTCTTTCCCAAACATTTTTGCTTTCTGACAACTAAAGCAGTGACAGTAACAATAGTTCAGCCTCAAAGTGTGCTGTTAAAACCGAATACTATCTGACACCGACAAGACACACTTACTGCTGCCTTTGCTTAGCTCAGTTTTCCATGTGCTTTTCCATCAGTCTCATCCGGTTCATGCCTTAAATGCTGTAATATTTTCCCAAACTCCCCACTGACAACAGTCTGACAATGACCATCATAAAACTGACAAACAGCAGTTTACGTTACCTCCTGCACGTCTCCAAAAGAACTGAGCAAACAGCTTAAGTAACACACAACAGTGTATACAATTTTTACCAGACACCTTTTCTTTGTCCAGGACCCTTTGAGTGTATATATGAGTTAATAAGGAAGGTCCACAGTGAGTGCTGCAGGTTTTGCAATACATCCTTGGCCTTTCGTTACTGCAGTGCAGGTGGCGTCATGATTTTACCAGCTCCTTGATATTGGGCTTCTAGAGGCACAAATTGGGACACTTTGTACCCAATGAGAACATTACACCACTGAATGTGAAACAGGTCTGGGCTGAACATTTGATTTGGTTTTGGGACAGTGCCTTATGTTCACACAACAGgaacagtgtttttgtgcagtgGAAATGCCCTGTGGTAAGTCTTGTACCTGCTCACTGACTACAGAGTGTTCTGCTAGCTGTAAAGACACAAATTCagaattattataataatagtCCAAATGCAGTACAAAAGACAGCAGGTCTTTAAGATTTGTCACATATGGGAAAATGTCTACTACACACATGCAGCTCACATTGTCCCTCAGTtatatatacagtttttaaattttacttaaTTATAGAATTgcagtgtatttttttgttggatgtctttaaagctgcagtaatCAAAGCTTGAAAATGAAGGAAATGTGCTGCTTGTTAAAATATGCTTAACTGACTACAGTTCTCTCAGATTGTTTAAGAGTGTTTTAAACATGTTCAAACttagtgttttagttttatggTCCAGACATGGCAACTAAACTGAAAAATCTAATAAATCTCCTGTAGATGCTGTAGCTTGTTCTGCAGTGaaccaaaaattaaatcaatacAACCTGATCAATGTAACTTAGAAAATAAATTCATTCCCACCACATATTCGGAATTAGACTTCCTGTATAAGCAGCACTTTCCCAGCTCTGTTCTTTTATTGTTACTGTCCGGTCAGCCTGGGAAGGATCCTGGCATGTGACATGATAGCCAAGCAAGCTGCCATCCCTTGCATTAGCCAATGTCTGTTTGTTCCTGTCCACCTGTTTTGAAGAGCTGGAAATCTCAGTCTGGGTGTACAGAAGCTGCATCAGAGCTGTAGTTGTTGCTAAGTCCTCTAAGCTGTCTTTGTAGCTACTGGAACCACTGAATGGATCACACCCATTTAGGCCTCAGTCCAGTAACGttcctgtttgtgctgtttactTGGACCACCTCTTTTTCCGCCACCAGTCTCACATTAGCAGTCAATAAAACCGCAAGCATATTGAAATTAATCTAGCAGGAAACATGCAACCAAGGATATTAACTAGAAGTGCAATAGTGTTACATAATGCTATAATTAAACAAACTTGCAAGGCAGCTGTTGAGCCTATTaagtacagcctcacagagccacTAGCATAAGTAGAGACTATAAACACCAGGGATAAAACCAGTTCACCACAATCTTTTATGTCAAAAGCTCACAAGCCTCGAGTTGTGAATTGTGGTTTTGGTGCCAAAGTTGTCTAGTAAAGCTTTAAGCTAAGTTTTCTCAGTTAACCCTGTTATAATTCAAATGGACAGGACAGCAGGGAAGAGCAGAAATTTCATCTGTCAAAGGTCATAACTTAGATTTAAACCCTTATTGTCACAATTACTTAATTTTCTGTCCTAAGTAACACATTTCCATTGtttctttagtttgttttattaccaaaaataagttgttttttttttttatttagatcCAGTTTAGCTACAACAAAACAGATGTTCTTCCAGGGTCTTTCCAATATAATACAATCAAGTGAAGACAAACAATTggtaatcactggaaaatgtTTCCATGGATGGTTTGTGAGTAACAGTCATAACCAagcagtcatgtttttattatggaaAAGGTGCAAGTGATGGAACATATATGAATTCTGGTTGTATAGTCCAGCTAACTCCATTCTGTCTTGGTagataaacacacagctaataGTCTGTGAGCTTTAACGTTTGTCTTTGGGTGTACACATCAAACtgtatactgtgtgtatttAGTTTtacacgtgtatgtgtgtgtttttaatacacTCTTAAGTGCTGTCTGTGCCATGCTGTGATTTGCTGGGAAGCTGCTCTGGGAACGAGCTGACCGATAGACTTCTACCCACCCCCACACCAGAGCACCTTTCCCCTCCCAACCACAGGGCTTCATCGCTTTAgtctgctctcctcctcctcctgcctctgCTCCGGCCCCTATTAGCCTCTTCATCTTCCACTTTTCCATGCCTGTCTTCTGCCAccttttctacttttcttttaTCCTGTTGATGAAGTTGGGTTGTGCAGATCACATTGCAGCTGCCTGTCTGTGGTCGACCGCTGAGAGAGATAAATAGGCTTGTTGTTCTCTCTGTAAACATATTAACTTGCGTTTGGCTGCTGAACTTCAGAACAATAACAGTATATCCCTGCTTGTTAAATGTTTGGGACTTACAGGCAACTTCTTGAGACAGAAGTTGAGATCTTATGTTGTGTGTTATAACAGGACTATTGCATCTTGTTCCTGTCTTTGTTCCCTTTTCTGTTACAGAAGTAAACATGCGTAATGGACTGTCAGACAAGAATGTTATTTGCTTTTTCATAGATTTTAAGATTTTCCCACTAAGATACATGGTTTCTTCAAAATTAACAacccttttttgtgtgtgtgactaaaACCAGTAGTGTTTCATGTGTCagtcttttatatttttatttcaatggCTTGTTCTAATTTTTGGATCATGGAAAACATGACCTCAGCTGGTCTTCATGCATCTCTcccactgtttttattatccACCCCCTTCCCTGTGAAGTCACGTCTTTCCTGTGTGAGTTTTGGCATCTGACATTAATGTCATGTTAACAGGCACGTCATCAGTGGCATCTTGAGCACATTGCAACTGATAGCAATGCATCACAAATGTGGTAAAAAATTTGTCAAATTGATGTAAGACAAATACACGTAAATGGGGTATTATTGGTCGGTTTATTTCAAGAGACAATCCTGTAACTAGATTATCAGACAAGATGTGGCATCAAATCAGAGCATGGCAGGGAAAAGCTGTATGTCTCCAGGTTTTATGTACTAACTTAACCATAATTAATATAATCTTGTACATATCTAGATACAATCTGaattaaatattcaaataaaatctaGAACAAATATCACTGTTTTCTATCTGAAAGAtttcattgttattattatgttatcCAAGGGTGCACATGTTTGTATAGCgtaaacagacacagtgttCCTGGTTGGGAATACTTCCCAGTCTCCAAGTCTCATTCTATAAATAACTGTGTTGTCCCTATGGGGTTTTACTGACACTGTCTAAAGATTAGGAGGGCAGGGGAACCCGGCCAACCCTCAGACGATGACGTGTGTATTGACTGATCAGCATTGCTCACACTGCCGACGGAACTACTTCTCTTTATAAAGCTAATTACACTGGATTTATTCAGAAGTTGTTTGACATAGCGGTGTTTAtgtaaacaatgaaataaataatatgtgcagatttttttacTTGTAGCCAGAAAACTAGTTAGCAAAATAAAGGAAATTAGGTCTCAATGTTACCTGTAGTTGCTGATATGAAGACGGTTACCTTGCAGTAATTCTTACAAGACTGTGAAAACTGTCACTTTAATCATTAATATGAAGTTACTGTTGGAGCATTTAACTTTACATACTAGTGGTGGGCACAGTGTGAAAGATGTATCTCCATTGTAAACCATTCATAATAAGAGCTCTGCCACAAATTTAACCTAAATTaagtgtaaatatattttacttgtGGCAGTAAATTTTCATTGGTGTTATACAAGCAAAAATGTTAGATTTAATATCTTAATGCGGTAACAGTAAATTAGCCTATAAATCCATTTAATTGAATCAACATCTTCCAGACAGAGCTTcaacaacacctgcaagaaTTTATTTTGTCGACGCTGCTGTAAATTGAAAAGTTACTaacatcaaaaatattttggttGGAGCTGGAGCTTCTGATTACCTTAGCTCAACATAAAGAGGAGAAACGGGCAGAATTTGGAAATGCACATACCAACACTGACCTACATGTTGGAGATACTCTTTAACGCATGGACCTGTTATTCATCCACTCAGTACATCTGCAGTGTCAGTAGTTGTTGCACAGTTTCCCGATGCAGTGAATGTGCTCAGGTTTTGGTCTCACCAGTCCACAATCAGGATGGTACCACACGTGAGGACCTGACTATGCTGTGTACAGTCACTGCACCTGGCTATTGCTCAGTATCTAAAGTCCGTAATCACTTGTGACGTGATTCTGTAAAGAGGGAGGGAAGACAAATGCAGCACCTGAGCTACTGTGTGACTACACAACCCTGACATTTAGGTTGCTATGGTAACAGGGGCATCTCATGGCAGTGGTAGGGGGTGATTTGCTGGTCGGGACTGTGGCCTGTGGTGTGTACCTCACCTCTTGACCCAGTGAATCTGGTAAAaggcttttccttttttttcctgtctcttttattttctcccatTATCTTCTTCTACACAAACTGGAAGTAATTCTTTTGTCCTTGTCAGCAAGCTTAAGTTTGATTGGAGTCTTTTATATtgcagtaaatacattttccagTAAGATCCACTTtgacaaaaataatcaaaaagtcccctcattattattatagttgTTGTTAAACCTGTTTCTATTCAACAGCTCTGACCTAGCTGTAGGGAGAGGGAAGTTGCTGTACACTCTCTCCACACAGTCATTTATGTACTAAGTATGCATTAGTTATTTCAAAGGTCCCAAATAAACAGGTTTCAGGATTCACTGGGAGAtatgttattacatttttttgtcattatgtcACAGATGCCAGGAAGTTAGGATTTTAATGTAAAACCAGGTACAGTACAGTGAAGAAGAGAGTGTTCCTTTATTTCAAATCTGAAACAAGTATCTTTTGATGATTTGGACTTTTGAAGCATCTGGGATGTGACATATATTGAAAAGctattgtttttctctcagtaaTTGACATACTTGATAGCAGCTGACTTATTATCTTAATACATGAGACCAATGTTCTTATCAACCTGACGTACGATTCCCATCCTTCACACGATTTTTCCAGATATCTGTCAGTATGTTCaagatcatttttaattttgtcttaTTCTCCAGATTTCAAAGTGTAAGACACGTGCTAATCTTTGACTTTAGCTCTACGTGacactgcattttaaatggACATGAATGAGACTGATTTATTCATTGTGTTTTGAGGAGCTAATTGAATCAAGTTGGACCACCACAGAATCAGCTGGTGGAGGTAATTTTGTTGAGAAGCTCATGCTGAGTGTTGGCTCCAGGTTTCTTGTGTCctttgtctgtgctgtaaacaacatttttaaacagactGTAATTTAAGGAACTCTTGAATTAATGTGTGTCTCAGTGTCAGCGTTTGTAGTCTGTACCTTTCTTGCTTTTTTCATGTTCTTGCTTATAAGGTGCATATCAGGAAACCACTAGTTAACATGCAGTCAGTTGCACTGATGCCGCTTCACATAGATTATTGATGTATAGTCTATAGCTACTGTACCATGAACCCCTAAATTAATTCCTTAGATTTAACCTGTAATCCTGCCTGCAACGCACCTGCTACACAGAAACTTgcataaacacatttacataccaATGACTTATAATCTGGTGAATGTTAAATTGTTAATTTGTTAATTAAATTGACTCCATTTAATTCCTTTTCCACTTAATGCCTTTGTTTCTAACTTTGTTTCCAATGTTTCATAACCATTTCCCTCACGCTTCCTGAGAGCTAAGTGAAATTGTGTGGTTTGTTTCTGGACAGGTAGGACAGTAAGACTGTGTCATGGCTTAActgtgctgtaaaaataaatacgGAGATACAATAGGCTAAAAACCAGTGAGAAGCTGCAGAGTTGGGTAGTATACCTGGGTTTATCACTGCAACAAATCTCTTTTATGtagtagattttaaaaaaaaagatattctgaggaaatactgaaaatgtatACAGTGTATGGCTAATTGTTTCATGCCGTCATTAATAAATGTGTGGGGGAAGTTGGTGGTTGGGGTGTGACAAGGGTGGAGTAGGTGATCAAGGAGAGGATTGGAGAGGATTATTTCTCAGCTTCCTCTGCCGATGCTCGCTGCTGGAAGTATTCTCAAAATGCCATCAGCTCTTGGATACAGGATACATGATAGAACAGAGAGAGGCAGGCCCCAGGATGACCtttgtgacagtgtttgtgtaatttCCTAAATGAGCACAAGTGATGAAGTAG contains:
- the alkbh3 gene encoding alpha-ketoglutarate-dependent dioxygenase alkB homolog 3 isoform X1 encodes the protein MLKASALRCVVMSDKRQRARVQGSWAKQAPKHSGPTGAIPNNYQPKNANPDPGPWGSKPQKTSQSFKFHQPAKPVRDVPPEKVIEKAGDYQISHGPSGVSRLRLLPGFLPPEEADWMFSKLLAELPWSQKTNYRQGEAYEEPRLTCWYGELPYTYARSTMAANTQWHPLLLRLREAVEQVTGCSFNSLLCNLYRDGHDSIGWHSDDEASLGAKPTIASLSLGDTRVFSLRKQPPPEENGDYTYMERIRVPLSHGTLLLMEGATQDDWQHQVAKEYHDRGPRINLTFRTICPEPEGHRPGTKLRFTAKQH
- the alkbh3 gene encoding alpha-ketoglutarate-dependent dioxygenase alkB homolog 3 isoform X2, yielding MSDKRQRARVQGSWAKQAPKHSGPTGAIPNNYQPKNANPDPGPWGSKPQKTSQSFKFHQPAKPVRDVPPEKVIEKAGDYQISHGPSGVSRLRLLPGFLPPEEADWMFSKLLAELPWSQKTNYRQGEAYEEPRLTCWYGELPYTYARSTMAANTQWHPLLLRLREAVEQVTGCSFNSLLCNLYRDGHDSIGWHSDDEASLGAKPTIASLSLGDTRVFSLRKQPPPEENGDYTYMERIRVPLSHGTLLLMEGATQDDWQHQVAKEYHDRGPRINLTFRTICPEPEGHRPGTKLRFTAKQH